The window GATGCTGCGTCTGGACGGCGTGATACGTATCCACGAACCCGTTGAATTGAAACGGGCTTTCTTGGGCAACAGCGGTCGTCGCCGCCACCCAAATCGCTAACCACCAGATTTTAGACATTGTTACAGTCCTCTTTCCAAGCGCGGAACGGTGAATGTCTTTGCGTCCAGCGGGATGTTGAACTTGATATCGCCGAATTCAAGAAGCGTCTTGTGGTTGGTCTGAACATTTTCCATGCTCATCTTGGCGATAGACCAGAAACCGTCCACCTGCACAACATTTTCCACTTTCAAGAAACGGTGCAGCTTGCCGAGCTTGTCGTAGTATTCCACCTTGGCGGCAATCAGGCAGTCCTTGCGAATCCAGGAGATTTTCTTCGAAAAGATTTCGTCGCCCTTTTTTGGCACGGATTCAACCACCCAGCAATCGATTCCGTCCACCTTTTCTTCGCGGAGGAGTTTGTGGGTGTCTTCGTCGATGTTGCGCTGGCCCACATCGTCGTAAGTGAAGTCGGAACCCATGAAGTAGTCCGTCTTGGAGCTCTTTCCGCTAATACGGCGCGTCTTTTTCATGGCGGGCAGGTAAAGCCACTTGTCATCATCTTTGTTGATGTCGTCGTAATCGACAGTCAGGAATCCCGTGCCCTTCACGTCGTTGGGGTAGCGGAAGAACATGATCTGCTTGGTATCTTTGCCCACATCCATTGCGAACGAGGTAATCTTGCGTTCGCGCTTGCTGCCGCTCTTGTTTACGAGTGTCATCGAAAGTTCGGAACTACGCGTGTCGCCATCGGGGCGGTCGTGTACCTTCTGTATAATGTCGCGGCCGGTTAAAGTTTCTGCGCACACCATGGCGCTTAATGCGACAACGATTGTCGCGGCTGTTTTTGCAATTTTCATTGTCATGATTTTCTCCTATTTTCCAAAAATCTTGAATTTCTTGATCAAAAGCGGTGTTACGAACAGGTCGGCGAGCAATGCCGAGACAAGGCCGATAAATACCACGAAACCGAAGTTGAACATTTGCGTTGCCTTCGAGGTGGTAAAGCCTGCGAAGGTTGCCACCATGATGATGGTGGTCATCACGAGTGCGGGGCCTGCCGTGCGGAACACGCAGAGAATGGACTCGCGGTAATCCTTGTTGCGGTCAAATTCCACATGCCCGTGGTTGATAAAGTGAATCGTGTCATCCACCGAGAGACCGATAATCATCGGGATGAGCGTCGCGGTCATCATATCAAGCGGAATGTTGGTAAGACCGAGGTAACCGCCCACGAAAATACCCGGCGCAATGTTCGGAATCATGCCGATAAGGCCCGTGCGCACACTGCCGAAGACAATCATCAAGAGAATCGCCACAATCACCACAGAAATCAGGAAAGACGTCATTTGGCCCACTTCCAAGTACTGCTGCATGGCAGTAAACTGTGGCAAGTTACCCACAGCCGTCACCTTTGCGTTCGGGTAAAGTTCGCGAGCGAAATTTTGCAAGTCTTCGATTTCCTTTTGGAGTTCATTGGAGTTGTAGCTTGAAATTTCCACCATCAAGCGGAGCTTTCTGTAATCGTAATCCATCCAGTAAGTCGCTTCGCTACCGCCCGCATTTTCGTAGAGCAAGAGCATCTGTGCCACCTGTTCCTCGTTTTCGGGGATGGCGTACATTTCTTGGCGATTCTCGTTCAGAGTGCGGTCCAAATCCTTGACAATATCAAGAATGGAGGTAGAACGCTTGGTGAGCGGATACTTGCCGGCGTGATCCTGCAACTGTTCCAGTTTCTTCAAGTTCTCAACTTCCTTGGCCTTGTCGTTTTCGCCAAAGTCAATCACCAAGTCATACGAATAGAAACTACCGATTTCCGATTCGGCCACATAGAGCATCTTGTTCACGTATTCGACCTTGCGGCCCATGGTGCGTTCCACGTCAAAGGCGGGTTTCATCTTGGTCACGC of the Fibrobacter sp. UWP2 genome contains:
- a CDS encoding outer membrane lipoprotein-sorting protein produces the protein MKIAKTAATIVVALSAMVCAETLTGRDIIQKVHDRPDGDTRSSELSMTLVNKSGSKRERKITSFAMDVGKDTKQIMFFRYPNDVKGTGFLTVDYDDINKDDDKWLYLPAMKKTRRISGKSSKTDYFMGSDFTYDDVGQRNIDEDTHKLLREEKVDGIDCWVVESVPKKGDEIFSKKISWIRKDCLIAAKVEYYDKLGKLHRFLKVENVVQVDGFWSIAKMSMENVQTNHKTLLEFGDIKFNIPLDAKTFTVPRLERGL